One Gelria sp. Kuro-4 DNA segment encodes these proteins:
- a CDS encoding aldehyde ferredoxin oxidoreductase family protein, translating to MPCGYMGKLLRVDLTERRTWAEELDPEAARKYIGGSGLAAKYLYEETDAGTDPLGPENLLIFLTGPFTGTIVPNSGRHAVVAKSPLTGIWGEGDVGGTWGIMLKRAGYDGILVKGKASEPVYLWVHEEGVEIRPARRLWGKDTFEVDELIRAETHPKAVISSIGPAGENLVRMAVVMSDGRDGRAAGRGGLGAVMGSKNLKAIAVYGTKRPAVAEEEKLRAFTKEMAAAIRERTQGMARFGTAGGLQAMEELGDLPIRNWYQGSWPEGAAKIGGQRLAETILTRNYHCGACVIGCGRTVKLERGDYAGVEQGGPEYETLASLGALCLVDDLEAVALANEYCNRYGLDTISTGSAIAFAMECWEHGLITREDTDGVDLQWGNGEAMLTMVQCIAKREGFGRVLADGVLAAARAIGPQAEEYAVHVKGLEFPAHDPRAYNSVAVGYATSNRGACHLQGFTHMFEKSVTMPELGYEEIQDRFGVEAKGELTAKCQDLMCLLDALKMCKFSLSGGVKVTHMIDWLNYVTGWDVSLQEFLKTGERIFNLKRLYNVRCGISRKDDTLPPRILTHKRGSGGAADNLPPLGRMLGEYYAWRGWSEEGIPTPAKLRELGLEEYAD from the coding sequence ATGCCTTGCGGGTACATGGGTAAGCTGTTGCGCGTCGATCTTACGGAACGCAGGACGTGGGCCGAAGAGCTCGACCCGGAAGCCGCGCGCAAGTACATTGGCGGCAGCGGGCTCGCGGCGAAGTACCTTTACGAGGAAACGGACGCCGGCACGGATCCCCTGGGGCCTGAAAACCTGCTCATTTTCCTGACCGGACCCTTTACCGGTACGATCGTGCCGAATTCAGGGCGGCATGCCGTGGTGGCCAAATCACCCCTGACCGGCATCTGGGGCGAAGGGGATGTCGGCGGGACCTGGGGAATCATGTTGAAGCGGGCCGGTTATGACGGCATTTTGGTTAAGGGTAAGGCGAGTGAACCCGTGTACCTTTGGGTGCACGAAGAAGGAGTTGAAATCCGTCCGGCCCGCCGCCTGTGGGGGAAAGACACCTTTGAGGTTGACGAATTAATCAGGGCCGAAACGCATCCGAAAGCAGTAATCAGCTCCATCGGCCCGGCGGGCGAAAACCTTGTGAGAATGGCCGTGGTCATGAGCGACGGACGTGACGGCCGGGCGGCCGGGCGCGGCGGTTTGGGGGCGGTAATGGGTTCTAAGAACCTCAAGGCCATCGCCGTGTACGGCACCAAGCGGCCGGCGGTGGCCGAGGAGGAAAAGCTGCGCGCGTTTACCAAGGAAATGGCGGCGGCCATAAGGGAACGGACGCAGGGAATGGCCCGCTTCGGCACGGCCGGCGGCCTGCAGGCCATGGAAGAGCTGGGCGATCTTCCCATCCGCAATTGGTACCAGGGCAGCTGGCCTGAGGGCGCGGCTAAAATAGGCGGGCAGCGCCTGGCCGAAACGATTCTTACGCGCAATTACCACTGCGGCGCCTGCGTCATAGGCTGCGGCAGGACGGTTAAGCTGGAGCGCGGCGATTACGCCGGAGTCGAACAGGGCGGACCGGAGTACGAAACGCTGGCTTCCCTCGGCGCCCTCTGCCTGGTGGACGACTTGGAAGCGGTAGCCTTGGCCAACGAATACTGCAACCGCTACGGACTGGATACAATTTCCACCGGTTCCGCCATCGCCTTTGCCATGGAGTGCTGGGAGCACGGCCTAATAACTAGAGAAGATACAGATGGAGTCGATCTCCAGTGGGGTAACGGCGAGGCCATGCTGACCATGGTTCAATGCATCGCCAAGCGAGAGGGGTTCGGCCGGGTCCTGGCCGACGGGGTGCTGGCGGCGGCCAGAGCCATCGGGCCGCAGGCGGAAGAATACGCCGTTCATGTGAAAGGTCTGGAGTTTCCCGCTCACGATCCGCGCGCCTACAACAGCGTGGCGGTAGGCTACGCCACCTCCAACCGGGGAGCGTGCCATCTGCAAGGTTTCACCCACATGTTCGAAAAAAGCGTGACCATGCCCGAGCTGGGGTACGAGGAGATCCAGGACCGCTTTGGTGTTGAGGCCAAGGGCGAGCTGACGGCCAAGTGCCAGGACCTGATGTGCCTCTTGGATGCCTTAAAGATGTGCAAGTTCTCGCTGTCGGGCGGCGTCAAGGTGACGCACATGATCGATTGGCTGAATTACGTAACCGGTTGGGACGTTTCACTTCAGGAGTTTCTGAAGACCGGTGAGCGCATCTTTAATCTCAAGCGCCTTTACAACGTGCGCTGTGGCATAAGCCGTAAGGACGACACCCTGCCGCCGCGCATCCTGACCCATAAACGGGGAAGCGGCGGTGCGGCGGATAACCTGCCGCCCTTAGGCCGGATGCTCGGCGAATACTATGCATGGCGGGGCTGGAGCGAAGAGGGGATCCCGACGCCGGCGAAGCTGCGAGAACTCGGCCTGGAAGAGTACGCCGATTAG
- a CDS encoding TIR domain-containing protein — translation MAKVKSMTDKQENIPMTQNIIATAKKPKQSRLSQTICPNLSIEDALAIPRAIKDNFAGQATAPLLVAEACGVSPTSSKWRTLTGAAIAYGLTNGGYNSKEISLTPLGERIVAPRVEGDDEKALKEAIMKPTLLADFYRQFDNNKLPRKDIVYNILRSKGVPEERLESTWDILRANATAAKVLRVISGNEYIYVNMESSSSAEPVSQISRIEVDQVPPKNISNDVLEKMNITPPDYAPQPIPIKKEKPHIFISHGKNNTIIIGQLKELLAYGQMEPIVSVERETTAIPVPDKVFDDMRNCDAGIIHIDLEEVPFGDGDQKYSRLNENVLIEIGAAIALYGKRVILLCKKGTLLPSNLQGLYRCEYEGTQLDYAATMKLLKTMQELRDMM, via the coding sequence ATGGCTAAAGTAAAAAGCATGACCGACAAACAAGAAAATATACCAATGACCCAAAATATCATAGCAACAGCAAAAAAACCGAAGCAATCACGTCTTTCACAAACCATATGCCCGAACTTGTCAATAGAAGATGCCTTAGCAATTCCAAGAGCTATTAAAGATAATTTTGCTGGACAAGCTACTGCCCCCCTATTAGTCGCAGAAGCATGCGGTGTTTCTCCAACAAGTTCAAAGTGGCGCACTTTGACTGGTGCCGCAATTGCCTATGGATTAACAAATGGAGGTTACAATTCAAAGGAAATTTCATTAACCCCCTTAGGTGAAAGGATTGTTGCTCCTCGCGTCGAAGGAGACGATGAAAAAGCATTAAAAGAAGCAATTATGAAACCGACTCTTCTAGCTGATTTTTACCGCCAGTTTGACAACAATAAGCTCCCAAGAAAAGATATCGTATATAACATCCTTAGAAGCAAAGGTGTTCCTGAAGAAAGGCTCGAATCAACTTGGGATATCTTGAGAGCAAATGCCACTGCAGCAAAAGTGCTCAGGGTAATAAGCGGTAACGAATATATTTATGTTAATATGGAAAGCTCCTCATCTGCAGAACCTGTATCCCAAATAAGTCGTATTGAAGTTGATCAAGTACCTCCTAAAAATATTTCCAATGATGTTCTTGAAAAAATGAACATTACGCCACCTGACTACGCACCGCAACCCATTCCAATAAAAAAGGAAAAGCCCCATATATTTATTTCACATGGGAAAAATAATACTATAATTATTGGACAACTTAAGGAGCTGCTGGCCTATGGTCAGATGGAACCTATTGTTTCCGTTGAACGCGAAACAACCGCTATCCCTGTTCCGGACAAAGTCTTTGACGATATGAGGAACTGTGATGCAGGTATTATCCATATTGACTTAGAAGAGGTGCCATTTGGAGATGGTGACCAGAAGTATAGCCGCTTGAATGAAAATGTACTTATTGAAATAGGTGCTGCTATCGCCTTATATGGTAAACGTGTGATTTTGTTGTGTAAAAAAGGAACATTACTGCCGTCAAATCTACAAGGCTTATATCGATGCGAATATGAAGGCACACAATTGGACTATGCTGCCACGATGAAATTGCTAAAAACCATGCAAGAATTGAGAGACATGATGTAA
- a CDS encoding DUF4351 domain-containing protein codes for MVYLQPQSGNRYDITIKDLFADETQELINYFGRLEARVTGDLKIEFPQVESRVSDLVVKAESQQGPLAVHLEFQSRNDDEMPYRMLRYALEIHRTYHLPVYQMVIYFGQWQMNMSRQLEYRLGEQNLLDYRYQLIDVGNITYEELKNSPHQRLLSLLPVVDREKRQKGGKEFLRRCAEDIISSDLDLETKKTVLLRAEIFAGLVFDQMAIDLVFQEVEQMLSIEESAGYQRIFEKGMEKGIEKGMEKGMEKGQQESLLDVTIRLLSKKFRKIPREYMARIKKQDVYVLQQIIDSIFDINDLKELEDYLQ; via the coding sequence GTGGTTTATTTGCAGCCGCAAAGTGGTAACAGGTATGATATCACCATCAAGGACCTTTTCGCCGACGAAACCCAGGAACTCATCAACTACTTTGGCCGCCTTGAGGCCAGGGTAACCGGCGACTTGAAGATCGAGTTTCCTCAGGTAGAAAGCAGGGTTTCCGATCTGGTAGTGAAGGCTGAAAGCCAGCAGGGTCCTTTGGCCGTCCACCTGGAATTCCAGAGCCGTAATGATGATGAGATGCCCTACCGCATGTTGCGCTACGCCCTGGAAATCCATAGAACCTACCACTTACCGGTCTACCAGATGGTCATCTACTTCGGCCAATGGCAAATGAACATGTCCCGTCAACTCGAGTATCGACTGGGCGAGCAAAACTTGCTGGATTATCGTTACCAGCTTATCGATGTGGGTAATATAACCTATGAGGAATTAAAAAACAGCCCCCACCAGCGGTTGCTTTCCTTGTTACCTGTAGTGGACAGGGAAAAGCGCCAAAAAGGCGGCAAGGAATTCCTCCGGCGCTGCGCGGAGGATATTATCAGCAGCGACCTGGACCTGGAAACTAAAAAAACCGTGCTGCTGCGGGCGGAGATATTCGCCGGACTGGTTTTCGACCAAATGGCAATTGACCTTGTTTTCCAGGAGGTGGAACAAATGCTTAGCATCGAGGAATCCGCCGGCTACCAGCGGATATTTGAAAAGGGCATGGAAAAGGGTATCGAAAAGGGTATGGAAAAGGGCATGGAAAAGGGCCAGCAGGAATCCTTACTGGACGTGACCATCAGGCTCTTAAGCAAGAAGTTCCGCAAAATACCCCGGGAGTACATGGCCAGAATAAAGAAGCAGGACGTTTACGTCCTGCAACAGATTATCGATAGCATTTTTGATATCAACGACCTGAAGGAACTGGAAGATTACCTGCAGTAA
- the greA gene encoding transcription elongation factor GreA, with amino-acid sequence MAEKEVILTRAGLEKLEQELEDLKTHRRHEVAERIKQAREFGDISENSEYEDAKREQAFIEGRILELQNMLQKVRVIDEAEGDGRVQVGSTVTIVDLDAPQPEEIEYTIVGSAEANPRQRKISNESPVGKALLGQSVGSEVEIQAPIGLLHYKIVAVQN; translated from the coding sequence ATGGCAGAGAAAGAAGTCATTCTCACCCGGGCCGGCTTGGAAAAGCTCGAACAGGAGCTGGAAGACCTTAAAACCCACCGCCGGCACGAGGTGGCCGAACGCATCAAGCAGGCGCGTGAGTTCGGCGACATCAGCGAGAACTCGGAATACGAAGACGCCAAAAGAGAGCAAGCTTTTATTGAAGGCCGCATCCTGGAGCTGCAAAACATGCTGCAAAAGGTACGCGTCATCGATGAAGCCGAGGGCGACGGCCGGGTGCAGGTGGGTTCTACCGTAACCATCGTCGACCTGGATGCCCCCCAACCCGAAGAGATAGAGTACACCATTGTCGGTTCGGCCGAAGCCAACCCCCGGCAAAGGAAGATTTCGAACGAATCGCCGGTGGGTAAAGCGCTGTTAGGCCAGAGTGTCGGCTCCGAGGTGGAGATACAGGCACCCATCGGCTTGCTGCATTACAAGATCGTTGCGGTACAAAACTGA
- a CDS encoding recombinase family protein, translating into MPLISTAYEEQQTSLDSQIQYYTDYITNHEGWVFAGIYSEQASGTRFDNRTSFNRMMKDADVSDNGKDPTLITEKGTTPA; encoded by the coding sequence TTGCCGCTTATCAGCACAGCTTATGAAGAACAGCAGACCAGTCTCGATTCGCAGATTCAATATTATACAGATTATATCACCAATCATGAAGGCTGGGTATTTGCAGGTATCTATTCCGAACAGGCATCAGGTACGCGCTTTGATAACAGAACCTCGTTCAACCGCATGATGAAGGACGCCGATGTCTCTGACAACGGAAAAGACCCCACTTTGATCACGGAAAAGGGGACCACCCCCGCTTAG
- a CDS encoding FAD:protein FMN transferase, translating into MDNSAAAEAAHTGMGTEMAHKAFGRHSVQALRAVENEAQRLERLLSRFRPESDISRINRSAGVKREKISSETYKILSCATECSVISQGLFDITVGPLADLWDYKHALEPPANNKIELVLPLVNYNDLELDAVHQEAGLKTSGQAVDLGGIGKGFTGDRFMEIFQEYGVRSAFSNIGGNVSTLGNKPDGSPWRVGIRHPRLNGLLGAVAVTGKAVVTSGDYERYFLDKEGRRFHHILNPITGYPAESGLVSVTVVADSAMTADALSTAVFVAGLERGLALIEKYTHTDAVLVNAELQVYVTRGLRKCFQAAAGINVNYV; encoded by the coding sequence TTGGATAACAGCGCTGCGGCTGAAGCCGCGCATACCGGCATGGGCACGGAAATGGCTCACAAGGCTTTCGGCAGGCACTCAGTGCAAGCGCTACGAGCCGTTGAAAACGAAGCACAAAGACTGGAACGTTTGCTCAGCCGTTTTCGGCCGGAAAGTGATATCAGCCGAATCAACCGTTCTGCGGGCGTAAAGCGAGAAAAAATCAGCTCTGAAACCTATAAAATCCTTTCATGTGCAACGGAATGCTCAGTCATTTCTCAGGGGTTATTCGATATTACCGTCGGCCCACTGGCAGACTTGTGGGATTATAAGCACGCGTTGGAGCCTCCTGCAAACAACAAGATAGAACTTGTTCTCCCTCTGGTTAATTACAACGATTTGGAACTGGATGCCGTCCACCAAGAAGCAGGACTGAAAACTTCCGGACAGGCTGTAGATTTAGGCGGCATCGGCAAGGGCTTTACCGGCGACCGTTTCATGGAGATATTTCAGGAATATGGCGTCAGATCCGCCTTTTCCAATATTGGAGGGAATGTGTCCACTCTTGGCAATAAGCCCGACGGCTCGCCGTGGCGTGTGGGTATCCGCCATCCCCGGCTAAATGGTCTGCTCGGCGCGGTGGCAGTGACCGGAAAGGCGGTGGTCACCTCCGGAGACTATGAGCGGTATTTTCTTGACAAGGAAGGCAGGCGGTTCCATCATATTCTGAATCCGATTACCGGGTATCCGGCAGAGTCCGGGCTTGTCAGCGTAACCGTTGTAGCGGACAGCGCCATGACCGCCGACGCATTGTCTACTGCCGTGTTTGTTGCCGGTTTGGAGAGAGGGCTTGCCTTGATAGAAAAATATACACATACAGACGCGGTTCTAGTAAACGCGGAGCTGCAGGTATACGTTACGCGGGGCTTGCGGAAGTGCTTCCAGGCAGCTGCCGGAATCAATGTAAACTATGTGTAG
- a CDS encoding DUF4351 domain-containing protein, giving the protein MVCLQPQSGNRYDITIKDLFADETQELINYFGRLEARVTGDLKIEFPQVETRVSDLVVKAESQQGPLAVHLEFQSRNDDEMPYRMLRYALEIHRTYHLPVYQMVIYFGQWQMNMSRQLEYRLGEQNLLDYRYQLIDVGNITYEELKNSPHQRLLSLLPVVDREKRQKGGKEFLRRCAEDIISSDLDLETKKTVLLRAEIFAGLVFDQTAIDLVFQEVEQMLSIEESAGYQRIFEKGMEKGIEKGMEKGMEKGQQESLLDVTIRLLSKKFRKIPREYMARIKKQDVYVLQQIIDSIFDINDLKELEDYLQ; this is encoded by the coding sequence GTGGTTTGTTTGCAGCCGCAAAGTGGCAACAGGTATGATATCACCATCAAGGACCTTTTCGCCGACGAAACCCAGGAACTCATCAACTACTTTGGCCGCCTTGAGGCCAGGGTAACCGGCGACTTGAAGATCGAGTTTCCTCAGGTAGAAACCAGGGTTTCCGACCTGGTAGTAAAGGCTGAAAGCCAGCAGGGTCCTTTGGCCGTCCACCTGGAATTCCAGAGCCGTAATGATGATGAGATGCCCTACCGCATGTTGCGCTACGCCCTGGAAATCCATAGAACCTATCACTTACCGGTCTACCAGATGGTCATCTACTTCGGCCAATGGCAAATGAACATGTCCCGTCAACTCGAGTATCGACTGGGCGAGCAAAACTTGCTGGATTATCGTTACCAGCTTATCGATGTGGGTAATATAACCTATGAGGAATTAAAAAACAGCCCCCACCAGCGGTTGCTTTCCTTGTTACCTGTAGTGGACAGGGAAAAGCGCCAAAAAGGCGGCAAGGAATTCCTCCGGCGCTGCGCGGAGGATATTATCAGCAGCGACCTGGACCTGGAAACTAAAAAAACCGTGCTGCTGCGGGCGGAGATATTCGCCGGCCTGGTTTTCGACCAAACGGCAATTGACCTTGTTTTCCAGGAGGTGGAACAAATGCTTAGCATCGAGGAATCCGCCGGCTACCAGCGGATATTTGAAAAGGGCATGGAAAAGGGTATCGAAAAGGGTATGGAAAAGGGCATGGAAAAGGGCCAGCAGGAATCCTTACTGGACGTGACCATCAGGCTCTTAAGCAAGAAGTTCCGCAAAATACCCCGGGAGTACATGGCCAGAATAAAGAAGCAGGACGTTTACGTCCTGCAACAGATTATCGATAGCATTTTTGATATCAACGACCTGAAGGAGCTGGAAGATTACCTGCAGTAA
- a CDS encoding shikimate dehydrogenase → MQNFAFLIHPLDTSYIYSKFPWLRPLPDPLLEKAFTLVPPLKVSHITGIKSPHAEAEGWFVACPLTARQMVTLPEPFVLKRIIQAAKKAETLGAKIVGLGAFTSVVGDAGVTIARNLSIPVTTGNSYTVATALEGTELGAEKMGIDLHEAEVLVVGANGSIGSACARLLARKVRYLTLASRNSGQLERLARQILKESGLAVRVAADLHQALRRADVILTVTGSATPIIEPEDLKSGAVVCDVARPRDVSVRVARERRDVLVIEGGVVQVPGSVDFHFNFGFPPGTAYACMAETMILALEGRYENFTLGRDISVEQIDEIARLAKKHGFHLAGLRSFERALSEEEVRAIRRRAG, encoded by the coding sequence ATGCAGAACTTCGCTTTTCTCATCCACCCGCTCGATACGAGCTACATCTACAGTAAGTTTCCCTGGTTGCGGCCGCTCCCCGACCCGTTGCTAGAAAAAGCCTTCACGCTGGTACCGCCCCTTAAGGTGTCGCACATCACCGGCATCAAATCGCCCCACGCCGAGGCCGAGGGTTGGTTTGTCGCCTGTCCCCTGACGGCCCGCCAGATGGTGACGCTCCCCGAACCATTCGTCTTAAAGCGCATCATCCAGGCCGCAAAGAAGGCCGAGACACTGGGTGCAAAGATCGTCGGTTTGGGCGCGTTCACTTCCGTGGTGGGAGATGCCGGCGTTACCATCGCTCGGAACCTGTCCATCCCGGTTACCACCGGCAACAGCTACACGGTGGCCACGGCGCTGGAAGGAACGGAGCTGGGGGCCGAGAAAATGGGGATCGATCTGCACGAGGCTGAGGTACTGGTGGTGGGGGCCAACGGCTCCATCGGCAGCGCCTGTGCCCGGCTGCTGGCGCGTAAGGTGCGCTACCTCACCCTGGCCAGCCGCAACAGCGGCCAGCTGGAGCGCCTGGCGCGCCAGATTCTTAAAGAGAGCGGGCTGGCGGTGCGGGTGGCGGCCGATCTGCACCAGGCCCTGCGCCGCGCCGATGTGATCCTTACCGTTACCGGTTCCGCCACGCCCATCATTGAGCCTGAGGATCTCAAGAGCGGTGCCGTGGTGTGCGACGTGGCGCGGCCGCGCGATGTGTCGGTGCGGGTGGCGCGGGAGCGCCGGGACGTGCTCGTCATTGAAGGCGGCGTGGTGCAGGTGCCCGGGAGCGTGGACTTTCACTTTAACTTTGGTTTTCCGCCCGGCACGGCTTACGCCTGTATGGCCGAGACTATGATCTTGGCTCTGGAGGGCCGGTACGAGAACTTCACCCTGGGCCGCGACATCTCGGTGGAACAAATCGACGAGATCGCCCGCCTGGCGAAAAAACACGGCTTCCATCTGGCGGGCCTGAGGAGCTTTGAACGGGCGCTGAGCGAAGAAGAGGTGCGCGCCATCCGCCGGCGCGCCGGCTGA
- the istB gene encoding IS21-like element helper ATPase IstB: MRWLGRLQKETKPTWITWPLSRSRKEIIGREERSLRRRLKTARFPLTKTLADFDFAAIPSLNKNKVLLLGQCEFIRQKENVILLGNSSTGKTHLAIAFGICACRQGLRVRFFTASELANELLEAQQEYRLSKLEKSWLSHDLIILDELGYVPFTRTGAELLFQFCASRYERGSMIITTNLEFDKWTEVFGNESLTAALLDRLTHRAHILLMNGESYRFRESMRRREQEAENVRKPA; the protein is encoded by the coding sequence TTGCGCTGGCTCGGGAGGCTGCAGAAAGAAACCAAACCTACGTGGATTACCTGGCCGCTCTCACGGAGCAGGAAGGAAATCATAGGGCGCGAGGAAAGAAGTCTACGCCGCCGCCTAAAGACCGCCCGCTTTCCGCTCACGAAAACCCTCGCAGACTTCGATTTTGCTGCCATCCCCTCGCTCAACAAGAACAAGGTGCTTCTCCTTGGCCAGTGCGAGTTTATTCGGCAAAAGGAAAACGTGATTCTGCTGGGGAATTCGAGCACAGGCAAAACCCATTTGGCCATTGCCTTCGGGATCTGTGCGTGCCGCCAGGGCCTCAGAGTCCGCTTCTTTACCGCCTCGGAACTCGCCAATGAGCTCCTCGAGGCGCAACAAGAGTATCGCCTCAGTAAACTGGAGAAGTCCTGGCTCAGCCACGACTTAATTATTCTTGATGAGCTCGGCTATGTACCCTTTACTCGCACGGGTGCTGAGCTGCTCTTCCAGTTCTGCGCCAGCCGCTACGAACGCGGCAGCATGATCATCACCACTAACCTCGAGTTCGACAAGTGGACGGAGGTGTTCGGAAATGAAAGCCTGACGGCGGCTCTACTGGACCGGCTAACACACAGAGCTCACATTCTCCTCATGAACGGTGAAAGTTATCGCTTCCGTGAAAGTATGCGAAGGCGGGAGCAGGAGGCCGAAAATGTCCGCAAGCCCGCTTAG
- the lysS gene encoding lysine--tRNA ligase, translated as MELEAFDPASELAARRRKLDELRERGQDPFKIDHFAFSHHAQEILDNYAALEGTEVKIAGRLMSIREHGKVTFAHLRDASGQIQVYARIDNLGEERYKAFTNLDLGDIIGVEGKVFRTRRGEITVEVFSYTLLSKSLRPLPEKWHGLKDVEIRYRQRYLDLMVNPEVREVFVTRSRIIQFIRNHLTERGFLEVETPMLNPIPGGANARPFITYHNALDMQLYLRIAPELYLKRLIVGGFEKVFEINRNFRNEGIDTRHNPEYTAMELYQAYVSGDEMMRLTEELIAACAEEVKGGTKIEYQGTTLDLTPPWPRVSMLDAVKEHSGLDFRTLKTAEAARRAARGLGLEVGAKATWGEVLNEVFDELVEPKLIQPVFIVDYPVEISPLAKRKPDDPEFTARFEPYIYGREMANGFSELNDPLDQRERFERQMEKRAAGDEEAHMLDEDFLTALEYGLPPTGGLGIGIDRLVMLLTDSPSIRDVLLFPLLKPRE; from the coding sequence ATGGAATTGGAAGCGTTCGATCCCGCGAGCGAGTTGGCGGCGCGGCGCCGCAAGCTGGACGAGCTGCGGGAGCGGGGACAGGATCCCTTTAAGATCGACCACTTCGCGTTTTCCCACCATGCCCAGGAAATTCTGGATAACTACGCTGCCCTGGAGGGTACCGAGGTCAAGATTGCCGGCCGGTTGATGTCCATCCGCGAGCACGGCAAGGTGACCTTTGCACACCTCAGGGATGCCTCGGGCCAGATTCAGGTGTACGCGCGGATCGATAACCTGGGCGAAGAAAGGTACAAGGCGTTCACCAACCTGGACTTGGGCGACATCATCGGCGTCGAGGGGAAGGTGTTCCGGACCCGCCGGGGGGAGATCACGGTGGAGGTGTTCTCTTACACCCTCCTCAGTAAATCGCTGCGCCCCCTGCCCGAGAAGTGGCACGGGCTCAAGGACGTGGAGATCAGGTACCGCCAGCGCTACCTGGACCTTATGGTGAACCCGGAGGTACGGGAGGTTTTTGTCACCCGGAGCCGCATCATACAGTTCATCCGCAACCATCTTACCGAGCGGGGCTTCCTGGAAGTGGAGACGCCCATGCTCAACCCCATTCCGGGCGGGGCAAACGCGCGTCCCTTTATTACCTATCACAATGCCCTGGACATGCAGCTCTACCTTCGGATAGCGCCGGAACTGTACCTGAAGCGGCTGATCGTAGGCGGGTTCGAGAAGGTTTTTGAGATCAACCGCAACTTCCGCAACGAGGGGATCGACACCCGGCACAATCCTGAGTACACGGCCATGGAGTTATACCAGGCCTATGTAAGCGGCGACGAGATGATGCGCCTTACCGAGGAGCTCATTGCCGCCTGCGCTGAGGAGGTAAAGGGCGGCACTAAGATCGAGTACCAGGGTACCACCCTTGATCTTACGCCGCCCTGGCCGCGCGTCAGCATGCTGGATGCGGTCAAGGAACACAGCGGCCTCGATTTCCGCACCCTCAAAACGGCGGAGGCCGCGCGCCGGGCTGCCCGGGGACTGGGACTGGAGGTGGGCGCCAAGGCCACCTGGGGCGAGGTCCTGAACGAGGTTTTCGACGAACTGGTTGAACCCAAGCTCATTCAACCCGTCTTTATCGTGGACTACCCTGTGGAAATCTCGCCGCTCGCCAAGCGCAAGCCGGACGACCCGGAGTTTACCGCGCGCTTTGAGCCTTACATTTACGGGCGGGAGATGGCCAACGGCTTCTCGGAGCTCAACGACCCGCTCGACCAGCGCGAACGCTTCGAAAGGCAGATGGAAAAGCGTGCCGCCGGCGACGAAGAGGCGCACATGCTGGACGAGGATTTCCTCACCGCCCTTGAATACGGCCTGCCACCCACCGGCGGGCTGGGTATCGGCATCGACCGCCTGGTGATGCTCCTTACCGATTCACCCTCTATCCGCGACGTGCTGCTCTTCCCGCTCCTCAAGCCGCGGGAGTAA